One genomic region from Ornithinicoccus hortensis encodes:
- a CDS encoding site-2 protease family protein, protein MTGSARRSHGWRVGRLAGVPVYLGASWVLVAVVILVLFGPVVRRLVPELGAGSYAVAFAFALLLLFSVFVHEAAHALVGKACGYRVNRIVADFWGGHTAYDSADSTPGRSALVAVVGPLANAVLAGLGWLVTQTLEPGVPWLLAAGFTYANAFVAAFNLLPGLPLDGGFLVDSLVWKLSGSRGLGTLVAGWCGRLVVLVGLWWAVGLPLLRGQQIEMSRVLWLLLIGGFLWFGASDAIRVGKARRGMEGTLVRDVCRPAVLVAADIPVSALPPAHPNTDTVAVDATGTPVGIVDFGAVEQVPAGARGATPIDAVLRRQPAGWVVTADPDDPVTPVVIAMQTVGTPLVAVRDRAGRVLGLIHGRAD, encoded by the coding sequence ATGACCGGTTCCGCGCGGCGCAGCCACGGGTGGCGCGTGGGGCGCCTCGCCGGGGTCCCGGTGTACCTCGGGGCCAGCTGGGTGCTCGTGGCGGTCGTGATCCTCGTCCTCTTCGGCCCTGTGGTCCGTCGCCTGGTGCCCGAGCTGGGTGCGGGCTCGTATGCCGTGGCCTTCGCCTTCGCGCTGCTCCTGCTGTTCTCCGTCTTCGTCCACGAGGCCGCCCACGCGCTGGTCGGCAAGGCCTGCGGCTACCGGGTGAACCGGATCGTGGCCGACTTCTGGGGCGGCCACACGGCCTACGACTCCGCCGACAGCACCCCGGGCCGCAGCGCCCTGGTGGCGGTCGTGGGCCCGCTGGCCAACGCCGTGCTCGCCGGACTGGGCTGGCTGGTCACCCAGACCCTGGAGCCCGGCGTCCCGTGGCTGCTGGCGGCCGGCTTCACCTACGCCAACGCCTTCGTCGCCGCGTTCAACCTGCTGCCGGGGCTGCCCCTGGACGGCGGGTTCCTGGTCGACTCCCTGGTCTGGAAGCTGAGCGGCAGCCGGGGCCTGGGGACGCTGGTCGCCGGCTGGTGCGGACGGTTGGTGGTGCTGGTCGGACTGTGGTGGGCGGTCGGCCTACCGCTCCTGCGGGGACAGCAGATCGAGATGAGCCGGGTGCTGTGGCTGCTGCTGATCGGCGGGTTCCTCTGGTTCGGGGCCAGCGACGCGATCAGGGTCGGCAAGGCGCGCCGGGGGATGGAGGGCACCCTGGTCAGGGACGTGTGCCGACCGGCCGTGCTCGTGGCGGCGGACATCCCGGTGTCGGCGCTGCCCCCGGCCCACCCGAACACCGACACCGTCGCGGTGGACGCCACGGGGACCCCCGTGGGCATCGTCGACTTCGGTGCCGTGGAGCAGGTCCCCGCCGGGGCGCGCGGGGCCACCCCCATCGACGCGGTGCTGCGCCGGCAACCGGCCGGTTGGGTGGTGACCGCCGACCCGGACGACCCGGTCACCCCGGTGGTGATCGCGATGCAGACCGTGGGGACCCCGCTGGTGGCCGTGCGGGACCGTGCCGGCCGGGTCCTCGGCCTGATCCACGGGCGTGCGGACTGA